One Rissa tridactyla isolate bRisTri1 chromosome 4, bRisTri1.patW.cur.20221130, whole genome shotgun sequence DNA window includes the following coding sequences:
- the CFL2 gene encoding cofilin-2 has protein sequence MASGVTVNDEVIKVFNDMKVRKSSTPEEIKKRKKAVLFCLSDDKKQIIVEESKQILVGDIGDTVEDPYTAFVKLLPLNDCRYALYDATYETKESKKEDLVFIFWAPESAPLKSKMIYASSKDAIKKKFTGIKHEWQVNGLDDIKDRSTLGEKLGGNVVVSLEGKPL, from the exons ATG GCTTCTGGAGTAACAGTGAATGATGAAGTCATAAAGGTTTTTAATGACATGAAAGTAAGGAAATCTTCAACcccagaagagattaaaaaaaggaagaaagccgTTCTTTTCTGCTTAAGTGATGACAAAAAACAAATAATTGTAGAGGAGTCAAAGCAGATATTGGTTGGTGACATTGGAGATACTGTGGAGGACCCCTATACAGCCTTTGTGAAGTTGCTACCTTTGAACGATTGCCGATACGCTTTGTATGATGCCACATACGAGACAAAGGAATCTAAGAAAGAAGACCTGGTATTTATATTCTG GGCTCCTGAAAGCGCACCTTTAAAAAGCAAGATGATCTACGCAAGCTCTAAAGatgccattaaaaagaaatttacag GTATTAAACATGAGTGGCAAGTAAATGGTTTGGATGATATTAAGGACCGTTCAACACTTGGAGAGAAATTGGGAGGCAACGTGGTAGTTTCACTTGAAGGAAAACCCTTATAA